One window from the genome of Carnobacteriaceae bacterium zg-84 encodes:
- a CDS encoding ABC transporter ATP-binding protein — MKTLIRLIKQVRVTWKLFSIGLIFLVISTLGTQLAPLLIKNVLDQYLAVGNFDMANIMLNLVLFITMTVISSAIGYVATYVMMSCANTIAEHLRNTAYDVMQSLPISYFDNKPAGKISSRIVNDTETLRSQFYGTLLAQVLVQGFPLFVIYGILFSLNFTLGFVLLWLVPIFFVWQRIYSKYTTKQMDRFYEARSDVNTSVNEVMNGSSILQLFDQEKRVMKQFQDVSDVMVASEKSILNAESTISWSLVDVFKRLVILMILSFVGYQWIGGTLGVSVGLIFSYINYTERLFNILGLLVRLFPGMQRSFATGKRVFELLDEKPEEDSDLLLHVTNGEVVFEDICFGYKEDVPVLKHISLHAHKGETVALVGHTGSGKSSIINLLFRFYDAQSGRILIDGQNIREYNRESVRSDMGIVLQDPYLFTGTIASNVAMDNEDIAEDVILDALIKVGAKPMLDKLEKGIYEPIVEKGNAFSSGERQLITFARTLASNPKILILDEATSHIDTETEEIIQHAMNVLKKGRTTFIIAHRLSTIQNADQILVLHEGEIVERGTHQELVSQNGKYAEMYRMQQNV; from the coding sequence ATGAAGACTCTCATTCGATTGATTAAACAAGTTCGTGTTACATGGAAATTATTTTCCATTGGTCTTATTTTCCTTGTTATATCCACTCTAGGTACACAGCTTGCTCCGTTATTGATAAAAAATGTACTTGATCAGTATTTAGCCGTTGGAAATTTTGATATGGCAAATATTATGTTAAACCTTGTATTGTTTATTACGATGACAGTCATAAGTAGTGCTATCGGCTATGTTGCAACGTATGTGATGATGTCATGTGCCAATACCATTGCCGAACATTTAAGAAATACCGCATACGATGTAATGCAATCTTTACCCATTTCTTATTTTGACAACAAGCCAGCAGGAAAAATTTCCAGTCGTATTGTGAATGATACTGAAACATTACGTTCGCAATTTTATGGTACACTTTTAGCACAAGTTTTAGTACAAGGTTTCCCACTATTTGTTATTTATGGTATTTTATTTTCCTTAAATTTTACACTAGGGTTTGTTTTATTGTGGCTGGTGCCGATTTTCTTCGTTTGGCAACGCATTTATAGCAAATACACAACAAAACAAATGGATCGTTTTTATGAAGCGAGAAGTGATGTCAATACTTCTGTAAACGAAGTGATGAATGGGAGTAGCATTTTACAACTATTCGACCAAGAAAAACGTGTGATGAAACAATTTCAAGACGTATCAGATGTGATGGTTGCGTCTGAAAAAAGTATATTGAATGCAGAGTCGACGATTTCGTGGAGCTTGGTTGACGTCTTTAAAAGACTTGTTATTTTGATGATTTTATCCTTTGTTGGTTATCAATGGATAGGTGGTACATTAGGAGTATCTGTTGGACTTATTTTTTCATACATCAACTATACAGAACGCTTATTTAATATTTTAGGATTACTTGTACGTCTATTTCCAGGAATGCAGCGTTCGTTTGCGACTGGTAAGCGTGTGTTTGAATTATTAGATGAAAAACCCGAAGAAGATAGTGATCTTTTATTACATGTGACAAATGGAGAAGTTGTCTTTGAAGATATTTGTTTTGGATATAAAGAAGATGTACCTGTTTTAAAACATATTTCATTACACGCTCATAAAGGAGAAACAGTGGCATTAGTTGGGCATACCGGTTCAGGAAAAAGTTCCATTATCAATTTACTATTTCGTTTTTATGACGCGCAATCAGGACGTATTTTAATAGACGGACAAAATATTAGAGAGTATAACCGTGAGAGTGTTCGTTCGGATATGGGTATAGTGCTACAAGATCCATATTTATTTACAGGAACGATTGCAAGTAATGTTGCCATGGATAATGAAGATATAGCAGAAGACGTTATTTTAGATGCGCTAATCAAAGTTGGTGCTAAACCTATGCTTGATAAACTTGAAAAAGGTATTTATGAACCTATTGTTGAAAAAGGAAATGCTTTTTCAAGTGGGGAGCGTCAGTTGATTACATTTGCCAGAACATTGGCTTCTAATCCTAAAATTTTAATTTTAGATGAAGCAACCTCACATATTGACACAGAAACAGAAGAAATTATTCAACATGCGATGAATGTGTTAAAAAAAGGCAGAACAACGTTTATCATTGCTCATCGTTTGTCAACTATTCAAAATGCAGATCAAATTCTTGTGCTACATGAAGGTGAAATTGTGGAAAGAGGGACACATCAAGAACTCGTTTCTCAAAATGGAAAATATGCTGAAATGTATCGCATGCAACAAAACGTATAA
- a CDS encoding ISL3 family transposase, with product MSNITEILLQLKDKNITFDHENISECDIRHKKSLVLYGKLTYTPDCCPNCHATNGIVKNGTRQSQLSLCQISGLNAYLSLTKQRFYCKSCQSSFTAETPIVDKHCFITNRLKQKIMDTLTETISETYIAKQHNVSVHTVRRIVDKVASTLKVNHNTQLPHHLCFDEFKSVKSSDSAMSFIYCDALTHQLIDVVHDRKSSTLLDYFARYDTQTRKAVKTITIDMFRPYIQISKQVFPNAHIIIDPFHIVQALNRELTKHRVHVMKALHQNNRRLYNKMKRYWKLFLSNTDTLSSYPYHRFPLFDWMTHTQGIVDYLLEQVPELRATYDVVHQLRDALHNRDFDRFEEILIWAKQEAISPGLRRVLRTFKGYLPYIKNTFIYHHLTNGALEGINHKIKVLKRNAYGYRNFSHFRNRILLICKLYVPYTVPSTSLVA from the coding sequence ATGTCTAATATAACAGAAATCTTACTACAATTAAAGGATAAAAACATCACATTTGATCATGAAAACATATCAGAGTGTGACATTCGACATAAAAAATCATTGGTCTTATACGGTAAATTAACCTATACACCAGATTGTTGCCCAAATTGTCACGCAACCAATGGCATTGTAAAAAATGGGACACGTCAATCGCAACTGTCTTTATGCCAAATTTCAGGACTAAACGCCTATTTATCACTCACTAAACAACGTTTTTATTGTAAATCCTGTCAATCATCATTTACAGCGGAAACACCTATTGTGGATAAGCATTGTTTTATCACAAACCGTTTAAAACAAAAGATAATGGACACTTTAACAGAAACCATTTCAGAAACGTACATCGCTAAACAACACAATGTATCTGTACATACGGTCAGACGTATTGTTGATAAGGTCGCCTCTACTTTAAAAGTAAATCACAACACACAATTACCTCATCATCTGTGCTTTGATGAATTCAAGTCAGTAAAATCTTCTGATAGTGCCATGAGTTTTATCTATTGTGATGCACTGACTCATCAACTGATTGACGTTGTACACGACCGTAAATCCAGCACGCTATTAGACTACTTTGCTAGATACGATACCCAGACAAGAAAAGCTGTTAAAACAATTACGATTGATATGTTTCGCCCCTATATTCAGATATCCAAGCAAGTATTTCCTAACGCACATATCATTATCGACCCTTTTCATATTGTACAAGCATTAAATCGTGAGTTAACAAAACACAGAGTGCATGTAATGAAAGCTTTACATCAGAACAATCGCCGTTTATACAACAAAATGAAACGTTATTGGAAGTTGTTTTTAAGTAACACAGATACACTAAGTAGTTATCCTTATCACCGTTTTCCACTGTTTGATTGGATGACGCATACACAAGGGATAGTCGATTATTTATTGGAACAAGTCCCCGAACTAAGAGCCACATACGATGTCGTTCATCAATTAAGAGATGCTTTACATAATAGAGATTTTGACCGATTTGAAGAAATACTCATATGGGCTAAACAGGAAGCTATTTCTCCTGGTTTACGTAGAGTATTAAGAACTTTCAAAGGGTATTTACCCTATATTAAAAACACCTTTATCTACCATCATTTGACTAACGGTGCACTTGAAGGAATCAATCATAAAATTAAAGTACTTAAGAGAAATGCCTATGGTTATCGTAACTTTTCACATTTTAGAAATCGTATTTTATTAATCTGTAAGTTATATGTACCATATACCGTACCATCTACTTCACTAGTTGCTTAA
- a CDS encoding IS30 family transposase, translated as MSKTNYNTKKQYKQLSLVERTKIETLLNEKKPIRYIAERLGRNVSTIYREIKRGSVNQIVNRNGIQRDELKYYAETSHYIYKAKQQNKYHHDLTEKFSQQFFKDLQQVVTEKYRTHSIDTFVHWYRQNHPNEKVPCTKTVYTFVHQGIIPIKPIDLPKMVSIRKRPKKENTKTYKKNMGTSIENRPDVANNRTEFGHWEIDLVLFKKTKNEALLLTLVERQTRYTIIRKMNDKTAQCVLRTLKNIFKQYRKSTFKSITSDNGSEFASLSELESTYLSIYYAHPYSSYERGTNENHNGQIREFLPKGKSINTVKKSTIRKIESCLNQKIRRKLGYRTPAELFLLRVD; from the coding sequence ATGTCTAAAACAAATTATAACACAAAAAAACAATATAAACAGCTATCATTGGTTGAACGTACAAAAATTGAAACGTTATTAAACGAAAAAAAGCCAATACGATATATCGCTGAACGACTCGGAAGAAATGTATCCACAATTTATAGAGAAATTAAACGAGGAAGCGTTAATCAAATTGTTAATCGAAATGGTATCCAACGTGACGAATTAAAATATTACGCTGAAACAAGCCATTACATCTATAAAGCTAAGCAACAAAATAAATATCATCATGATTTAACTGAAAAATTTAGTCAACAATTTTTCAAAGACTTACAACAGGTAGTTACTGAAAAATATAGAACCCATAGTATTGATACCTTTGTACATTGGTATCGGCAAAATCATCCTAATGAAAAAGTCCCTTGTACGAAAACGGTTTATACGTTTGTTCATCAAGGTATTATCCCTATCAAACCAATTGATTTACCCAAAATGGTAAGCATTAGAAAACGACCGAAAAAAGAGAACACCAAAACATACAAGAAAAATATGGGTACATCTATCGAAAATCGACCAGACGTAGCGAATAATCGTACAGAATTTGGACATTGGGAAATTGATTTAGTCTTATTTAAGAAGACAAAAAATGAAGCACTATTATTAACGTTAGTAGAACGACAAACACGTTATACAATTATACGTAAAATGAATGATAAAACAGCACAATGTGTCTTACGGACATTAAAGAATATTTTTAAACAATATAGGAAATCAACCTTCAAGAGTATTACATCTGATAATGGGTCAGAATTCGCCTCGTTATCTGAATTAGAATCGACATATTTAAGCATTTACTATGCACACCCTTATTCATCTTATGAGCGTGGTACTAACGAAAATCATAACGGACAGATACGGGAGTTTTTACCTAAGGGTAAATCTATCAATACCGTTAAAAAGTCAACTATTCGTAAAATAGAATCCTGCTTAAATCAGAAAATACGGCGTAAATTAGGTTATCGTACACCTGCAGAGTTATTTTTATTGCGGGTAGATTAA
- a CDS encoding IS1182 family transposase, with the protein MFYKETHPNDEIILNTLSELVPKDHLLRKIDKSIDFNFIYEITSPYYSHTNGRNSLDPVVLFKLVFLKDIYGIKSMRETIKRVETDVAFRWFLNLPFSKPTPHYSTFSQNYSRRFQGTSVFEDIFNTIVHQAISHHLISGTALFTDSTHIKANANKNKFRNTVIEVVQERKRDLENEINAEREAIGKKPFSYTDKIISKNIKESTTDKESGYYHRDNKEKGFMYLDHRSVDGKHNFIVDCFITPGNVHDSVPYVSRLTYVMEKFKFDVNCVALDSGYYKKDILKFLEEKKIFSVIGYRRFHRNPDHKFFRYDSSRDCFTDTRTGEIYTYRNIDRQGYKQYRISDNSNKRILRRAIDADVYDRCRERRLSTFGKVLYKRRKETIERSFADSKQNHGYRFAQYRGVAKMQQYTWLSCAAQNMKKMAILLTRDSHFLRYYSSFSILKFKIQHIFQFLKNMLDFLSLLSTI; encoded by the coding sequence ATGTTTTATAAAGAAACTCACCCAAATGATGAAATCATATTAAACACATTGTCCGAATTAGTACCAAAAGACCATTTACTACGTAAAATTGATAAATCAATTGATTTCAATTTTATTTATGAGATTACTTCTCCTTATTATAGCCATACGAATGGTCGCAATAGTTTAGACCCTGTTGTTTTATTTAAATTGGTCTTTTTAAAAGATATTTATGGCATTAAATCCATGCGAGAAACCATTAAACGTGTCGAAACGGATGTAGCATTTAGATGGTTTTTAAACCTCCCTTTCTCTAAACCTACCCCACATTATTCTACTTTCTCTCAAAATTATAGTCGCCGTTTTCAAGGGACTTCTGTGTTTGAAGATATATTTAATACTATTGTACACCAAGCTATCTCACATCATTTAATTAGCGGCACAGCATTATTCACAGATTCCACACACATTAAAGCAAACGCCAATAAAAATAAATTTAGAAACACCGTTATTGAAGTGGTTCAAGAACGTAAGCGAGATTTAGAAAACGAAATCAACGCCGAACGAGAAGCTATTGGAAAAAAGCCTTTTAGCTACACAGATAAAATCATCTCTAAAAACATAAAAGAAAGTACGACTGATAAAGAAAGCGGCTATTACCATCGGGATAATAAAGAAAAAGGATTTATGTACTTAGACCATCGTAGTGTAGATGGTAAACACAATTTTATTGTAGACTGCTTTATTACGCCAGGAAATGTTCATGATAGTGTACCGTATGTGTCACGATTAACGTATGTGATGGAAAAATTTAAATTTGATGTTAATTGTGTCGCGTTAGATAGCGGATATTATAAAAAAGACATTTTAAAATTTTTAGAAGAGAAAAAGATATTTTCTGTGATTGGGTATAGACGTTTTCATCGCAATCCTGACCATAAGTTTTTTCGATATGATTCATCTAGAGATTGTTTTACGGATACACGTACGGGAGAAATTTACACCTACAGAAACATTGATAGACAAGGATATAAGCAGTATCGTATAAGCGATAACAGTAATAAACGGATACTACGTCGAGCGATAGATGCTGATGTATACGATAGATGTCGTGAACGTCGATTATCTACGTTTGGGAAAGTACTATATAAACGACGGAAAGAAACGATTGAGCGTAGCTTTGCAGACTCTAAACAAAATCATGGGTATCGGTTTGCACAATATAGAGGAGTAGCCAAGATGCAGCAGTACACTTGGTTATCTTGTGCTGCCCAAAATATGAAAAAAATGGCAATTCTACTCACGAGAGATAGCCATTTTTTGAGATATTATTCTTCATTTAGTATTTTAAAATTCAAAATCCAACATATTTTTCAATTTTTAAAAAATATGTTGGATTTTTTATCGCTATTGTCAACAATCTGA
- a CDS encoding copper homeostasis protein CutC, with translation MKDYVLEVCVDSVTSAINAQKGGATRLELCGPLLLGGITPTQGLVKMVKEHTNIPVFAMLRPRIGDFCYTDSEFEWLLDELDCLLAQDVDGIVCGVLTPHGELDLQKMKVIIDKVHAHDKHFTLHRAFDMTVDAQKSLKDAISLGVDTILTAGHQDKAPLGVDCLEALIQQANRKVDILIGSGVTVDNVTYLHQTTGATSFHLSGATVHAGDMLYKKEHIHMGLKEFSEYDIRETDEKIIKQMTDILSVL, from the coding sequence ATGAAAGACTATGTATTGGAAGTATGTGTCGATAGTGTGACGTCTGCAATCAATGCACAAAAAGGAGGCGCTACTCGTTTAGAATTGTGTGGACCTTTATTATTAGGAGGTATTACACCAACACAAGGTTTAGTAAAAATGGTAAAGGAACATACGAATATTCCGGTATTTGCTATGCTACGACCACGAATAGGGGATTTTTGTTATACAGATAGTGAATTTGAATGGTTACTGGATGAATTGGATTGCTTGTTGGCACAAGATGTGGACGGTATTGTTTGTGGTGTCCTTACACCGCATGGTGAATTAGATTTACAAAAAATGAAAGTTATTATTGATAAAGTACATGCTCATGACAAACATTTTACACTACATAGAGCATTTGATATGACGGTTGATGCACAGAAATCATTGAAAGATGCTATCTCACTAGGCGTGGATACTATTTTAACGGCGGGACATCAAGACAAAGCACCTTTAGGCGTAGATTGTTTAGAAGCGTTGATACAACAAGCCAATCGAAAAGTCGATATTTTAATTGGGAGTGGCGTTACAGTGGATAATGTGACATATTTACACCAAACAACAGGTGCAACAAGTTTCCATTTATCTGGAGCAACGGTACATGCGGGTGATATGTTGTATAAAAAAGAGCATATTCACATGGGGTTAAAAGAATTTAGTGAGTACGATATTCGTGAAACGGATGAAAAAATAATTAAACAGATGACGGATATATTATCTGTACTTTAG
- a CDS encoding ABC transporter ATP-binding protein encodes MIQALWQYVKKKKLSYIIMLVTIFIEYFIVLVPTNITQHLIDKMTNNVLTSQELLIQLIILFSATIIAYISFYIWAKILFGNQIEFQANLRQRMFGKLLSMRAQFYEKFRSGDMLTRFTNDTEAFSEFMGYGMMSVLYSLAVFLFIVPAMSLISWEIMLVSATPFVFLGAILIWFQKKQEVAVEKSREAVSNLSDEVLEVVEGIRVARAYGKKELGTKRFRQKTSQLKQKANGIMRYQAMYGRLGMIFVSLSTMIVVGMGALYMKDGRLTLGQVVALQLYALYFMDPIWMLTDFIFIYQSGKVSFAKLMELLNSSDDLQEDGTTELDMIHSISFNQYSFKYMSAQEESLKNIAVTLHKGQTLGVVGKTGSGKTTFVRQLLLQYPIGTGKFSINEEPVTQFVRKSIERQIGYVPQEHVLFSKSVKENILVGNPNADILDIATAIETAAFTEDAERMSDGIDTLVGEKGVSISGGQKQRISIARAFIKQPELLILDDSLSAVDAKTERKIIEHIQAIRQDKTNIIVSHRLSSVMHADWIIVLDNGVISEEGTPQTLLEQKGWYYEQYQRQQLEVEEDEDSHSID; translated from the coding sequence ATGATACAAGCACTTTGGCAGTATGTCAAAAAGAAGAAATTAAGTTATATCATCATGCTTGTGACAATTTTTATTGAGTATTTTATTGTACTTGTACCGACGAATATTACACAGCATTTAATTGATAAGATGACAAATAATGTATTGACCTCGCAGGAATTATTGATACAACTCATTATTTTGTTCAGTGCTACCATAATTGCATACATTTCTTTTTATATTTGGGCAAAAATTTTATTTGGGAATCAAATCGAATTTCAAGCAAATTTAAGACAACGTATGTTTGGGAAATTGCTAAGTATGAGAGCACAGTTTTATGAAAAGTTTCGTTCTGGAGATATGTTAACTCGTTTTACAAATGATACGGAAGCTTTCTCAGAATTTATGGGATATGGCATGATGAGTGTACTCTATTCTTTAGCTGTTTTTCTTTTTATTGTGCCGGCAATGAGTTTAATTTCATGGGAAATTATGCTGGTATCTGCTACCCCATTTGTCTTTTTAGGGGCGATTTTAATTTGGTTCCAAAAGAAACAAGAAGTAGCAGTTGAAAAATCAAGAGAGGCTGTGTCTAATTTAAGTGATGAAGTATTAGAGGTCGTTGAAGGTATTCGTGTGGCAAGAGCATACGGTAAAAAAGAATTAGGAACAAAACGTTTTAGACAAAAAACATCACAATTAAAACAAAAAGCAAATGGTATTATGCGTTATCAAGCTATGTACGGAAGATTAGGGATGATTTTTGTATCACTTAGTACGATGATTGTTGTCGGTATGGGTGCGTTATATATGAAAGACGGACGTTTAACACTTGGGCAAGTTGTTGCTTTACAATTATATGCTTTATATTTCATGGACCCTATTTGGATGTTAACAGACTTTATTTTCATTTATCAATCAGGAAAAGTATCTTTTGCTAAATTGATGGAATTATTAAACAGTAGTGATGACTTACAAGAAGATGGCACAACAGAACTTGATATGATACACTCCATTTCCTTTAATCAGTATTCGTTTAAATATATGTCAGCACAAGAAGAAAGTTTAAAAAATATAGCAGTGACACTTCATAAAGGACAAACACTCGGTGTGGTTGGAAAAACAGGAAGTGGGAAAACAACATTTGTTAGACAATTATTATTACAATATCCAATTGGAACAGGAAAATTTTCTATCAATGAAGAACCTGTTACGCAGTTTGTGAGAAAAAGTATCGAGCGGCAAATTGGATATGTGCCACAAGAGCATGTCCTTTTTTCAAAAAGTGTCAAAGAAAATATTTTAGTAGGAAATCCAAATGCCGATATATTGGATATAGCTACAGCTATCGAAACAGCAGCTTTTACAGAAGATGCAGAGCGTATGTCTGACGGGATTGACACACTTGTTGGTGAAAAAGGTGTTTCCATTTCTGGAGGACAAAAACAACGTATTTCAATTGCTCGAGCGTTTATTAAACAACCAGAATTATTGATTTTGGATGATTCATTATCGGCAGTTGATGCAAAAACGGAAAGAAAAATTATTGAACACATTCAAGCAATAAGGCAAGATAAAACGAATATTATTGTATCGCATCGTTTATCAAGTGTGATGCATGCCGATTGGATTATTGTATTGGATAATGGTGTCATTTCAGAGGAAGGAACACCACAAACATTACTAGAACAAAAAGGATGGTATTACGAACAATATCAAAGACAGCAGTTGGAGGTGGAAGAAGATGAAGACTCTCATTCGATTGATTAA
- a CDS encoding class I SAM-dependent methyltransferase, with translation MIQSFWNKHAQGYSQLIRSDLQSNKVEKWQHFIFDEIDNTVSLNILDIGTGPGFFPAILTSDTRKVTGIDLSDEMIKVAKENLKKLGIDATIIKQDCQETDFQEASFDVLICRNLVWTVPNPEKAYREWYRLLKPNGQLLIFDGSWYSHHFHEDAKKRFDEKAKELQEKYNLIAHNYGDKTTDPEDFDMMNALYLSDKRRPEWDKTCLENIGFTVTKIEENYLDRILDEQEKQYRTDIAPVFFIKAIKK, from the coding sequence ATGATTCAATCATTTTGGAATAAGCATGCACAGGGGTATAGTCAACTCATTCGGTCAGATTTACAAAGTAATAAAGTAGAGAAGTGGCAACACTTTATTTTTGATGAAATAGATAATACTGTTTCTTTAAATATTTTGGATATTGGAACAGGACCTGGATTTTTTCCTGCTATTTTAACTAGCGATACGAGAAAAGTAACAGGAATTGATTTGTCAGACGAAATGATAAAAGTAGCCAAGGAAAATTTAAAAAAACTAGGTATTGATGCTACTATTATCAAACAAGATTGCCAAGAAACTGATTTTCAAGAGGCTAGTTTTGATGTGTTAATTTGTCGAAATTTAGTATGGACAGTACCAAATCCTGAAAAGGCTTACCGTGAATGGTATCGTTTGTTAAAACCAAATGGACAATTATTGATTTTTGATGGGTCTTGGTATAGTCATCATTTTCATGAAGATGCCAAAAAACGCTTTGACGAAAAGGCAAAAGAGTTACAAGAAAAGTATAATCTTATTGCACACAATTATGGTGATAAGACAACAGACCCAGAGGATTTTGATATGATGAATGCCTTGTATTTAAGTGATAAAAGAAGACCAGAGTGGGATAAAACATGTTTGGAAAACATAGGCTTTACAGTCACAAAAATTGAAGAGAATTATTTAGATAGAATACTTGATGAACAAGAAAAACAATATCGTACCGATATTGCGCCAGTATTTTTCATTAAGGCTATAAAAAAATAA